The following coding sequences lie in one Apium graveolens cultivar Ventura chromosome 3, ASM990537v1, whole genome shotgun sequence genomic window:
- the LOC141715147 gene encoding putative F-box protein At2g02030 codes for MATNINLLPQLPADIIEFQILSRLRVKSLLRFQSVCKPWKLLISSNPYFAKTHLDNSNHDSILLRRRRSEFMPWGDDGFDLHAHTMIIGCINGLVCFFNWRSGCLNELVSAIWNPATRQCVQIPALTDKTDGTPYCVGFGFDLVANDYKVVYVTTIWGQPLQGFIYSYNPDRWKKIAPSNFVYHGTLLNSNQPARVNESLYWLNRRANGIKTCLTVISFDVRHKTFRLLPDSFDRESKKDKVVLVNMRDSVAVIFYDWTALFGGTIDVHIFSERCGEWSKMCIEGLESTFVVAEKLLTCFPNGDILFEGPDLDLYCVSPELGTIKDLKSPEKKGNEGKYYFDGSAYSESLIFLEGMKPWCDHLDVEGFSLEKD; via the coding sequence ATGGCCACTAACATTAATCTTCTTCCTCAACTTCCAGCAGATATAATTGAATTTCAGATACTAAGTAGGCTTCGTGTGAAATCACTTCTACGGTTTCAATCAGTTTGCAAACCCTGGAAGTTGCTAATATCGAGCAACCCATATTTCGCTAAGACACACCTCGACAACTCCAACCACGACTCTATACTTCTTAGGAGACGCAGGTCTGAGTTTATGCCATGGGGTGATGATGGCTTTGACCTGCATGCGCACACCATGATAATCGGATGCATCAATGGCTTGGTATGTTTCTTTAATTGGCGATCGGGATGTTTGAATGAATTGGTAAGTGCAATTTGGAATCCTGCTACGAGACAATGCGTGCAGATCCCTGCTCTCACTGATAAAACCGATGGAACGCCTTATTGTGTTGGATTTGGTTTTGATTTGGTTGCCAATGATTACAAAGTCGTTTACGTAACAACTATATGGGGACAACCATTACAAGGTTTTATCTATTCATACAATCCTGATCGTTGGAAGAAAATTGCACCCTCTAACTTCGTCTACCATGGTACTCTACTTAACTCTAACCAGCCTGCAAGGGTCAATGAATCTCTTTATTGGCTGAATCGGCGAGCCAATGGCATTAAAACATGCTTGACTGTCATCTCATTTGATGTTCGACATAAAACTTTTAGGTTGTTGCCTGATTCTTTTGACAGAGAAAGTAAAAAGGATAAAGTTGTTTTAGTGAATATGAGGGATTCTGTTGCTGTTATCTTCTACGACTGGACAGCACTTTTTGGGGGCACAATTGATGTTCATATCTTCAGTGAGAGGTGTGGCGAATGGAGCAAGATGTGTATTGAAGGTCTTGAGTCTACTTTTGTTGTGGCAGAAAAGCTCCTAACTTGTTTCCCAAATGGTGATATTTTATTTGAGGGCCCTGATCTCGATTTATACTGCGTCAGTCCAGAACTGGGTACAATCAAGGATCTTAAGAGTCCAGAAAAGAAAGGAAACGAAGGTAAATACTACTTCGATGGTTCAGCTTACTCCGAAAGTCTGATTTTCCTTGAAGGAATGAAGCCCTGGTGTGATCACCTAGACGTTGAAGGTTTTAGCCTTGAAAAAGATTAA